The stretch of DNA GAGTCGGGTGCCCGTGGTGACGGCGACCGGGGTGGTGATCTCCACCTGGTCCGTCCGGACGTCCCGGGTCGCCTCGTAGGCGAGCAGGGTGACGAGCTCGTCGGTCAGCCGACGGAAGGTCGGCGAGTCGGTGCGCTCGTCGCGCAGGGTGGAGAGCTTGTGGGCCACCAGGGGGTGGTCGACGACATGGAGACGCATGGTTCGACCATAACGGGCACCGGTACACACGTACGACACCGCCGAACCGGCCACGCGGGAGCCGCCGCCCGCGCCTCGCCCGACCCGGCCGGTTCACCGATATGTCCGAACCGAGACCTTTCCTGTGGTATCAACCGCACTCTTCTGGGAAAGTCGGCTCGTATGAAGAGCAACCCGGATACCGGAGCCGCTTCTCCCGAGGCCCCCGCCGAGACCCACGCCGAGACCGAGCGCCCGCCCGAGAGCGAGGCCGAGCGCCGACGGCGGCGGGCCGTCTTCCTGCGGGAACTCGCCGAAGCGCGCGAACTACGGGCCCGGGTGCAGCCCCGCCGCACCAAGGAGCGGCGGATGCGGGAGGCGCTGCGGATGCGGACCTTCCGGATCTGATTCCACCCCGGGGCGGTGCCGAACCGGATCTGACAGGGTCCTTCACCACGATCTGACGACTTCCCGGCCGGATCGTCCGCTGTCCACCGGCCATTCCGACACGACCTGCGAAGACGCGGTGCCGAACACCCCCCGCAGCGGCGAGCTTTCTGTCACGATGCCGGTGGGACGGCCCGCAGGGGGGCCGCCTCTGGCGCGGGGGCGGCCAGCCGCGTTCGCCCGAGATCGCCGACTGCCGAGACCAAGCTTGGGAGAGTCCCCGGTGTACTTCGCTGCTGTGCTTGCTCGCACCGACGACGGGTGGGAAGCGAGCGAGACCGAACTCGACGACGTGGAGACCGTATCCGACCTGGCCGATCTGGCCCGGGAGCACGCCCAGGACGACGGCACCGTGCTGGTGCTGATCGAGCAGGAGGACAGCTGGTTCGGCGTGGTCCGGGTGGACGGTGAGGACGACCCGCGGATCTTCGTCTCCGACGCCGCGGCCGCCGCGCGCAGCTCCTACGGCTCGATGCTGGCCGACGAGCTACTGGGCCGGGACGACGAGGACTTCGACGACCTGGACGATCTGGAGGCCGAGCTCGAGGGGAGCGAGGACGAGGACGCCGAGGAGGAGGACGCGGAGGACGCCCGCGCCGCGCAGGGCGACGCGGTCGGCCCGCTGGGCGACGCCGACCTGCTGGCCGACCTCGGGGTCGACTCCGGCGAGCTGCGCGCCCTGGACGGCGACGCGATCGGCGGCATCGCCGACGCGCTGGGCTGCACCGAGGTGCTGGAGGCCGTGCGCTGACCCGGGCCCGGTGGCGGACCACCGGAGCGCCGCAGGCCCGTCGTCGCGGGCCTGCGGCCCGGTGACCGACACTGGTGCCATGCAGATCGCTCCTCTCCCGGCTCCCGTGCGCCCCGACCCGGTCCGTGACCGCTGGCACGAGCTGATGCGCCTCGCCATCGACGAGGCCGCACTGGCCACCGCCACCGGTGACGTCCCGGTCGGGGCGCTGGTGCTCGGGCCCGACGGCACGGTCGTCGGCCGCGGCCACAACGAGCGCGAGGCCCTCGGCGACCCGACGGCGCACGCCGAGGTGGTGGCCATCCGGCAGGCAGCCGAACACTTGAACGCGGCCGCGCGAAGCGCGTCGGGCGAGGGTGGCGGCGGGCGGCGGGCGGGAGAATGGCGGCTCAGCGGCTGCACGCTGGTGGTCACCCTGGAGCCCTGCACCATGTGCGCCGGCGCGATCGTGCTCTCCCGGCTGGACCGGGTGGTCTACGGCGCCTTCGACGACAAGGCGGGCGCGGCGGGCTCGCTCTTCGACGTGGTCCGCGACCGCCGCCTCAACCACCGCCCCGAGGTGGTCTCCGGCGTCCTGGCCGAGGACTGCTCCGCCCAGCTGCTGGCCTTCTTCGACACCCAGCGCTGAACCCGCGCCGGACCCGGCGCCGCCTACGCCCGGGGAACGGATTTCGTGCCAGCCCGACCCGTCCGGTAGAGTCTCCCTCGGTAGCGTGTCCGAGCGGCCAAAGGAGCACGCCTCGAAAGCGTGTGTGGGGGCAACTTCACCGTGGGTTCGAATCCCACCGCTACCGCCACTTCGGAAGGGCCCCGACCATCAGGTCGGGGCCCTTCCGCGTTGCCCGGGGGCGGTACCGGAGCGCGCTGGTGGGGGCCGTGGGCCCGCGAACTGACACTCTCCGGGCGCTGGGCACCCCGGGGTCGTCGGGGGTTCAGCGGGGGTGCCTATGCTGACCCGGCACGGTCGGCATCGGGTTGGCCTGCCAGGTGGGCTCGGGTGAGACCGCCTGCTAGGAAGAGGGAGGGCCCAGCGCCATGGAGAACCAGATCATCCACAAGGCCGCGTTCCTGCTGCACGAGTGCCACGAGCCGGAGGCCACCGTGGTGGAGCGGCTGAAGGACTACTTCCCCCAGCTGTCGCTGACCGAGCGCGAGCGCTACGTCTCGGAGGCCTGGGACCAGGTGCACACCAAGAACGGCGCCGTCTGACCGCGCGAGCCCGATCGCATGAGCACGCCCCGGAGAAGAGAAGGGGCTCCGCACTCGGGCCACTGACCACCAATGCCCAGTGAGTGCGGAGCCACTGCTCGGAGGGGGGAGCAGCCTCGGGGGGACAGACTGCTCCCCCGGGCGGAACTCCCACAACCGGTGCCGCGTCGGGGGGAAGCCGCGGCGCCCGGTCCCACAGCGGGGAGTTCCGGTTCCATGTACCGGGGATTCCTGCCAGATCCTCGCTACGTGTTCCATCCTGCCGCCGGGGCGAGCCGGGAGCACCCGGACAAAGACCCCACTCGCCGGGACCTTCGTCCTGCCGGGTGAACGCGTCTCTCACCCCTTCGGCCATCCGGTGGATAAGCTGCCAGGCAGTGGACGGCCCCTACGGACCGTCAGTCGCCAGGGGATGGCAGGGAGGCGGGCCGGAGCGATGGCACAGGCGCGGAAGATCGGCATGTACCTCCTGCTCATCTTCGTCATCTACACGATCATCACGTC from Kitasatospora sp. MMS16-BH015 encodes:
- a CDS encoding nucleoside deaminase, with translation MQIAPLPAPVRPDPVRDRWHELMRLAIDEAALATATGDVPVGALVLGPDGTVVGRGHNEREALGDPTAHAEVVAIRQAAEHLNAAARSASGEGGGGRRAGEWRLSGCTLVVTLEPCTMCAGAIVLSRLDRVVYGAFDDKAGAAGSLFDVVRDRRLNHRPEVVSGVLAEDCSAQLLAFFDTQR